A stretch of the bacterium SCSIO 12827 genome encodes the following:
- the yajC gene encoding preprotein translocase subunit YajC, whose protein sequence is MLISPAYAQAAGGGGGGGIEAFLPLILIFVIFYFLLIRPQQKKMKEHKLMLEAVRRGDKVVTGGGIMGTVTKVNEGDEVIVEIAEGIKVKVRKSTLASVESKSEPQADSGKTVDKGDAANDEGAAKKKPGGLRGLLGGGKKDG, encoded by the coding sequence ATGTTGATTTCGCCCGCGTATGCCCAGGCAGCCGGTGGCGGTGGTGGTGGCGGCATTGAGGCGTTCCTGCCCCTGATCCTGATCTTCGTGATCTTTTACTTCCTGCTGATTCGTCCGCAGCAGAAGAAGATGAAGGAACACAAGCTCATGCTCGAAGCCGTTCGGCGCGGCGACAAGGTCGTCACGGGTGGCGGCATCATGGGCACGGTGACCAAGGTCAACGAAGGTGACGAGGTGATTGTTGAAATCGCCGAGGGCATCAAGGTCAAGGTGCGCAAGAGCACGCTGGCCTCGGTCGAAAGCAAGTCCGAGCCCCAGGCCGATTCCGGCAAGACCGTCGACAAGGGTGACGCCGCCAACGACGAAGGCGCCGCCAAGAAGAAGCCGGGCGGCCTGCGCGGCCTGCTGGGCGGCGGCAAGAAGGACGGTTGA
- a CDS encoding LysM peptidoglycan-binding domain-containing M23 family metallopeptidase: MTGSWREIGKVGTAAVLLWTLAACGAAEWPPRSETTAAAPRAPASAAPRAVQSPETRRRTGGDLTFVGASAVRVGPGDTLYAISRRHRVGLRPLIEANGLEPPFILQVNQRLVLPRGRQHTVSAGETVYAIAQKYDVEPNELARINGIRPPYTIRVGEDLLIPTGTLQSVKAPHRPEPGQAAPQGGTPSSIQVTPPHRPKAPAAVANRALPGPPKRSGSGFYWPVSGGRVISRFGVKQSGLRNDGINIKAPRGTPVVATENGVVAYVGNELRGFGNLVLIKHDGGWISAYAHTDQLAVAKGDRVRRGQKIATVGDTGGVAEPQLHFELRKNKRAVNPQQFLSSKPA, translated from the coding sequence ATGACCGGAAGCTGGCGCGAAATCGGGAAGGTGGGAACGGCGGCAGTGCTGTTGTGGACGCTTGCCGCCTGTGGCGCTGCCGAATGGCCGCCCCGCAGCGAGACGACAGCGGCGGCCCCGCGTGCCCCGGCATCGGCCGCGCCCCGCGCCGTCCAAAGCCCGGAGACCCGTCGCCGCACGGGCGGGGATTTGACCTTCGTCGGGGCCTCGGCCGTGCGTGTCGGCCCGGGCGATACGCTTTACGCCATTTCGCGCCGCCATCGCGTCGGCCTGCGTCCCCTGATCGAGGCCAATGGTCTGGAGCCGCCCTTCATCCTGCAGGTCAATCAGCGCCTGGTTCTGCCGCGCGGGCGTCAGCACACGGTTTCCGCAGGGGAAACAGTCTACGCCATCGCCCAGAAATACGATGTCGAGCCCAACGAACTGGCGCGCATCAACGGCATCCGTCCGCCCTATACGATCCGCGTGGGCGAGGATCTGCTGATCCCGACCGGCACCCTGCAATCGGTCAAGGCCCCCCATCGTCCGGAACCGGGCCAGGCGGCCCCCCAGGGCGGTACCCCGTCATCCATCCAGGTGACGCCACCGCACCGGCCCAAGGCACCGGCGGCCGTGGCCAACCGTGCCTTGCCGGGGCCGCCCAAACGCAGCGGCAGCGGCTTCTACTGGCCTGTTTCCGGGGGGCGGGTGATTTCGCGTTTCGGGGTCAAGCAGAGCGGCCTGCGCAACGACGGCATCAACATCAAAGCGCCCCGGGGCACGCCCGTGGTGGCCACGGAAAACGGCGTTGTCGCCTATGTGGGGAACGAGTTGCGCGGGTTCGGCAATCTGGTTCTGATCAAGCATGACGGTGGTTGGATTTCCGCCTATGCCCATACGGACCAGCTGGCCGTGGCCAAGGGCGACCGGGTGCGCCGGGGGCAGAAAATCGCGACCGTGGGCGACACCGGCGGGGTGGCGGAACCGCAGCTTCATTTCGAGTTGCGAAAGAACAAGCGCGCGGTCAATCCGCAGCAGTTCCTGTCGTCAAAGCCGGCCTGA
- the surE gene encoding 5'/3'-nucleotidase SurE — protein MTRRHIDLSQARVLISNDDGVHAPGIKVLEKAVRAVAREVWVVAPETEQSATSHSLTLRRPLRIRNVSDGRFAVDGTPTDSVLLGVNRVMKDLRPDIVMSGVNRGGNLGEDVHYSGTVAAAMEGALLGIPSVAFSQEYDDNRNVIWETSEFWMPKILERLAGYDFDPAILLNVNIPDCPPGEVTGMEVTRQGRRKIGGEIQDGRDPRGDAYYWVGVQRDEEKFQEGTDLDACRRKVISVTPLSLDLTAGRELERLSEVFP, from the coding sequence ATGACCCGCCGCCACATTGATCTGAGCCAGGCCCGGGTGCTCATATCCAACGACGACGGCGTCCATGCGCCGGGCATCAAGGTTTTGGAAAAGGCGGTGCGCGCCGTGGCCCGCGAGGTCTGGGTCGTCGCGCCAGAAACGGAACAGTCGGCGACCAGCCATTCCCTGACTCTGCGCCGCCCGTTGCGCATCCGCAACGTGTCTGACGGACGCTTCGCCGTGGACGGCACGCCGACGGACAGCGTGCTTCTGGGCGTCAACCGGGTGATGAAGGACCTGCGCCCCGATATCGTCATGTCCGGGGTCAACCGGGGCGGCAACCTGGGCGAGGACGTGCATTATTCGGGCACCGTGGCGGCGGCCATGGAAGGGGCGCTGTTGGGTATTCCCTCCGTCGCCTTTTCCCAGGAATACGACGACAACCGCAACGTGATCTGGGAAACCTCGGAATTCTGGATGCCGAAAATTCTCGAACGTCTGGCCGGTTACGACTTTGATCCGGCGATCCTGCTGAACGTGAATATTCCCGACTGCCCGCCCGGAGAGGTTACCGGGATGGAGGTCACGCGCCAGGGCCGGCGCAAGATCGGCGGCGAGATTCAGGATGGCCGCGACCCTCGGGGCGACGCCTACTACTGGGTCGGTGTGCAGCGCGATGAGGAAAAATTCCAGGAAGGCACGGACCTGGACGCTTGCCGGCGCAAGGTGATTTCCGTGACGCCTCTGAGCCTCGACCTGACGGCGGGGCGGGAGCTTGAACGCCTGAGCGAGGTCTTCCCATGA
- a CDS encoding protein-L-isoaspartate(D-aspartate) O-methyltransferase, producing MNRLRPALEEALAAEREELLESLRRLGVADERVLEAIGRVPREQFVPEAFQDRAYRNLALPIGHQQTISQPWVVARMTEALEVTDRTKVLEVGTGCGYQSVVLSLLCRRLYTIERHKGLKDEAERRFRHFGLTNITTHLGDGSLGWPEQAPFERIIVTAAAEDIPPVLLSQLAEGGIMIVPVGSQASDGEQRLYRVDKGPLGLEIEDMGEVRFVPLVAGVAAPA from the coding sequence ATGAACCGGCTCCGCCCCGCGCTTGAGGAGGCCCTGGCGGCGGAGCGTGAGGAACTGCTGGAAAGCCTGCGCCGTTTGGGCGTCGCCGACGAACGGGTGCTGGAAGCCATCGGCCGGGTGCCGCGCGAACAGTTCGTACCCGAAGCCTTTCAGGACCGGGCCTACCGCAACCTGGCCCTGCCGATCGGCCATCAGCAGACCATCAGCCAGCCCTGGGTGGTTGCACGCATGACCGAGGCGCTGGAGGTCACGGACCGTACCAAGGTGCTGGAGGTCGGCACCGGCTGCGGCTACCAGTCGGTGGTGCTGTCGCTGCTGTGCCGCCGGCTCTATACGATCGAGCGCCATAAGGGGTTGAAGGACGAGGCCGAACGCCGGTTCCGCCACTTCGGCCTGACCAACATCACCACGCATCTGGGTGACGGCTCCCTCGGTTGGCCGGAGCAGGCGCCGTTCGAGCGCATCATCGTCACCGCCGCGGCCGAGGACATTCCGCCTGTGCTGCTGTCGCAACTGGCCGAGGGCGGGATCATGATCGTGCCGGTCGGCAGCCAGGCCAGCGACGGGGAACAACGCCTGTATCGGGTCGACAAGGGGCCCTTGGGCCTGGAGATCGAGGATATGGGCGAAGTCCGCTTCGTGCCCCTGGTGGCGGGCGTCGCCGCACCGGCGTGA
- the secD gene encoding protein translocase subunit SecD has translation MVYFPKWKVALVLVVCLLGVAYSLPNFLPKSLTESLPGGLPSQQVNLGLDLQGGSHLLLEVEVDEVIRQYLEGIAESARAELRTARIRARTLGVDGNTVVVTIAKADEVEKARNLLKPIEPGAQISVDGERITITPLEQTLLERRSSALQQSVEILRRRIDETGTREPTIQRQGDNRVLVQVPGLKDPERLKAIIGKTAKLTFQLVDMENSVAEARERGRVPPGSVLLQATEEDRAVGRQDAYLVKRRVLVSGEDLVDAHQSFEQRTNQPVVGFRLNARGAKKFGDVTTKNVGRPFAIVLDNKVISAPVIREPIITGSGQISGSFTVQSAQDLALLLRAGALPAPISILEERTVGASLGADSIAAGETACIVGLIAVIVFMVIAYGKFGVMANVALIFNLLLILAVLSVIQATLTLPGIAGIVLTVGMAVDANVLIFERIREEVRAGRTPISAIDAGYSRALTTIIDANVTTLIAAVLLYAFGSGPVRGFAVTLAVGIATSMFTAIMVTRLMVVAWLRRTRPQELPV, from the coding sequence ATGGTCTATTTCCCCAAGTGGAAGGTTGCGTTGGTCCTGGTGGTCTGCCTGCTGGGTGTGGCCTATTCCCTGCCCAACTTCCTGCCTAAATCGCTGACTGAATCGCTGCCCGGCGGATTGCCGAGCCAGCAGGTCAACCTGGGCCTGGATTTGCAGGGCGGCTCACACCTGCTGCTGGAGGTCGAGGTCGACGAGGTCATCAGGCAGTACCTGGAAGGCATCGCCGAAAGTGCGCGCGCCGAGCTGCGCACCGCGCGTATCCGCGCCCGCACCCTGGGCGTCGACGGCAATACGGTGGTCGTTACCATCGCCAAGGCGGATGAGGTCGAGAAGGCGCGCAACCTTCTGAAGCCGATCGAGCCGGGCGCACAGATCAGCGTCGACGGTGAGCGCATCACCATCACGCCCCTGGAGCAGACCTTGTTGGAGCGGCGCTCGTCCGCCCTGCAGCAGTCCGTGGAAATCCTGCGCCGCCGTATCGACGAAACCGGCACGCGCGAGCCGACGATTCAGCGCCAGGGCGACAATCGGGTGCTGGTCCAGGTGCCGGGTCTGAAAGACCCGGAACGCCTGAAGGCGATCATCGGCAAGACGGCCAAGCTGACGTTCCAACTGGTCGATATGGAAAATTCCGTGGCCGAGGCCCGCGAGCGCGGCCGCGTGCCGCCGGGCAGTGTGCTGCTGCAGGCGACTGAGGAAGACCGCGCCGTCGGCCGTCAGGACGCCTATCTGGTCAAGCGCCGGGTGCTGGTGTCGGGCGAGGACCTGGTCGACGCCCACCAAAGCTTTGAACAGCGCACCAATCAACCGGTCGTGGGATTTCGCCTGAATGCCCGCGGGGCCAAGAAATTCGGCGACGTGACGACCAAGAACGTGGGCCGGCCTTTCGCCATCGTGCTGGACAACAAGGTCATCAGCGCGCCGGTGATCCGCGAGCCGATCATCACCGGCAGCGGCCAGATTTCCGGCTCCTTCACCGTGCAGTCGGCCCAGGATTTGGCCCTTCTGCTGCGCGCGGGCGCCCTTCCGGCGCCGATTTCGATCCTTGAGGAACGCACGGTCGGCGCCAGCCTGGGCGCGGACAGCATCGCCGCCGGGGAAACCGCCTGCATCGTCGGTCTGATCGCGGTGATCGTCTTCATGGTCATCGCCTATGGCAAATTCGGCGTGATGGCCAATGTGGCGCTGATCTTCAACCTGCTGCTGATCCTGGCGGTTCTGTCGGTGATCCAGGCGACGCTGACGCTGCCCGGCATCGCCGGGATCGTGCTGACCGTCGGCATGGCGGTCGACGCCAACGTGCTGATATTCGAACGCATCCGAGAAGAAGTGCGCGCCGGGCGCACGCCGATCAGCGCCATCGACGCCGGCTACAGCCGGGCGCTGACCACCATCATCGATGCCAACGTGACCACGCTGATCGCCGCCGTTCTGCTCTACGCCTTCGGGTCCGGGCCGGTGCGGGGCTTCGCCGTGACGCTCGCCGTCGGCATCGCGACTTCCATGTTCACTGCGATCATGGTCACCCGCCTGATGGTCGTCGCCTGGTTGCGTCGCACGCGGCCACAGGAATTGCCGGTCTAG
- a CDS encoding ATP-binding protein — protein MTDIDMYKVLDRIADALDRLAPPPVPENDMSVADAFVWHADTSWLEPVPKVNRVEMGLLRGIDMQVQQLTDNTQRFAKGLPANNALLWGARGTGKSSLVKALHAEINAEQPGSLVLVEIHREDIPSLPALLSVVRAGGRRCLVFCDDLSFDTEDTSYKSLKAVLDGGIEGRPENVLFYATSNRRHLISRDMIENERSTAINPGEAVEEKVSLSDRFGLWLGFHNLDQQTYFQIVEGYAKRYGLDGPDVDLRREANEWAVTRGSRSGRVAWQYIQNLAGRLGKTLE, from the coding sequence ATGACCGATATCGATATGTACAAGGTCCTCGACCGCATCGCCGATGCGCTGGACCGTCTCGCCCCGCCGCCCGTCCCCGAAAACGACATGTCCGTCGCAGACGCTTTCGTCTGGCACGCCGACACCTCATGGCTGGAGCCCGTGCCCAAGGTCAACCGGGTCGAAATGGGCCTGTTGCGCGGCATCGACATGCAGGTTCAGCAGTTGACGGACAACACCCAGCGTTTCGCCAAAGGCCTGCCCGCCAACAACGCCTTGTTGTGGGGCGCGCGCGGCACGGGGAAAAGCTCACTGGTCAAGGCGCTGCACGCGGAAATCAACGCGGAACAGCCGGGTTCCCTCGTGCTGGTGGAAATCCACCGCGAGGATATTCCCTCCCTGCCCGCCCTGCTGTCGGTCGTGCGCGCCGGCGGGCGGCGCTGCCTGGTGTTCTGCGACGATCTCAGCTTCGATACCGAGGATACGTCCTACAAATCCTTGAAGGCAGTGCTTGACGGCGGCATCGAAGGACGGCCCGAAAACGTGCTGTTCTACGCCACGTCCAACCGCCGCCACCTGATCTCGCGCGACATGATCGAGAACGAACGCTCCACCGCCATCAACCCTGGCGAGGCGGTCGAGGAAAAGGTCTCCCTCTCGGACCGTTTCGGCCTGTGGCTGGGCTTTCATAACCTGGATCAGCAAACTTATTTCCAGATCGTCGAAGGCTATGCCAAGCGCTATGGCCTGGACGGCCCGGATGTCGATCTGCGCCGCGAAGCCAACGAATGGGCCGTGACCCGGGGCTCGCGCTCCGGCCGTGTCGCCTGGCAATACATCCAAAACCTGGCCGGACGCCTGGGCAAAACCCTGGAATAG
- the serS gene encoding serine--tRNA ligase, producing the protein MFDIKWIRENPDAFDAGLARRGLPPAAEGLIALDKKRRTAETRAQEIQTERNALSKQIGIAKSKGEDASEILAKVSQSKDAQAAAEAEAKEAEQVLEDALSGIPNLPAVDVPDGADESANIEIRKWGEPKAFDFEARDHVDLGEGLGHMDFENAAKLSGSRFVVLSGPLARLERAIANFMLDTHINEHGLTEVAPPTLVNDATMYGTGQLPKFAEDLFHTDDGYWLIPTAEVPLTNLMAGEIVDDDRLPFRYAALTDCYRSEAGAAGKDTRGMIRQHQFKKVEMVTISAPESSDDELERMTGCAEAVLQKLGLPYRVVVLSTGDMGFGARKTYDIEIWLPGQGAYREISSCSNCGDFQARRMKARCRVKGEKGTRFVHTLNGSGVAVGRAMIGVLENYQQADGSITVPDVLRPYMGGLEVIGKA; encoded by the coding sequence ATGTTCGACATCAAATGGATCCGTGAAAACCCCGACGCTTTCGATGCGGGGCTCGCGCGCCGGGGGCTTCCGCCCGCCGCCGAAGGGCTGATCGCGCTTGATAAAAAGCGCCGCACGGCCGAAACCCGGGCCCAGGAAATTCAGACCGAACGCAACGCCCTGTCCAAGCAGATCGGCATCGCCAAGTCGAAGGGTGAGGACGCTTCGGAGATCCTGGCCAAAGTGTCGCAGTCCAAGGACGCCCAGGCCGCCGCCGAGGCCGAGGCCAAGGAGGCGGAGCAGGTGTTGGAAGACGCCCTGTCCGGCATCCCCAACCTGCCGGCGGTGGACGTGCCCGATGGCGCGGATGAAAGCGCCAACATTGAAATCCGCAAATGGGGTGAGCCCAAGGCCTTTGATTTCGAGGCCCGAGACCATGTCGACCTGGGCGAAGGCCTGGGCCATATGGATTTCGAGAACGCGGCAAAGCTGTCCGGTTCGCGCTTCGTCGTGCTGTCCGGGCCCCTGGCGCGGCTGGAACGCGCCATCGCCAACTTCATGCTGGACACCCATATCAACGAGCATGGCCTGACGGAAGTCGCCCCGCCGACCCTGGTCAACGACGCCACCATGTACGGCACGGGCCAATTGCCCAAGTTCGCCGAGGATTTGTTCCATACCGATGATGGTTACTGGTTGATCCCGACGGCCGAAGTGCCCCTGACCAACCTGATGGCGGGCGAGATCGTCGATGATGATCGGCTGCCCTTCCGCTATGCGGCGCTGACCGACTGTTATCGCTCCGAAGCGGGGGCCGCCGGCAAGGACACCCGCGGCATGATCCGCCAGCACCAGTTCAAGAAGGTCGAGATGGTGACCATCTCGGCGCCCGAATCCTCCGACGACGAGTTGGAGCGCATGACCGGCTGCGCCGAAGCGGTGCTGCAGAAGCTGGGCCTGCCTTACCGCGTCGTGGTGCTGTCCACGGGCGATATGGGGTTCGGGGCCCGCAAGACCTACGACATCGAAATCTGGCTGCCGGGGCAGGGGGCATACCGGGAAATCTCCAGTTGCTCCAACTGCGGTGATTTCCAGGCCCGGCGCATGAAGGCGCGTTGCCGTGTGAAGGGCGAGAAGGGGACGCGCTTCGTGCATACCCTGAACGGTTCCGGCGTCGCCGTCGGCCGCGCCATGATCGGTGTGCTGGAAAATTACCAGCAGGCCGACGGCTCGATCACCGTGCCGGATGTTCTGCGGCCCTACATGGGCGGGCTTGAGGTCATCGGAAAAGCATGA